The proteins below come from a single Lineus longissimus chromosome 5, tnLinLong1.2, whole genome shotgun sequence genomic window:
- the LOC135488351 gene encoding uncharacterized protein LOC135488351, with the protein MTEEKPLIFRFNENGQGPDIVHQVLLERGWIEFDEDLHEEHEWNFWWKASRFRVAEYDQLLPWQRVNHYPKTTALTKKDSLARNLKRMKGIYGANLYNFSPVCYNLPNDYKKFVADYTKKKQRDPEKLQLWICKPADMSRGRGIFIFKDVSDLQYDCCAVLQKYLTNPLLIAGYKFDLRIYVCVTSFHPLGIYIYQEGVVRFSTEKFDLTNLSNVYSHLTNTSINKFGPSYTTDKERVGPGCKWSLTQLRHYFRQNEIDDRILWCKITSLVILTILAQANQVPKASNCYELFGFDIIIDVNLKPWLLEVNFSPALGIDCATDVITKKPMLHDLLDLMNFSPTDGERGGQDFKFSPSSDGYHNSRRPSVAKVKKVPVKVRKPKVVEKIHAETVSSKDTLCDNESDEDELVEPVVPGCGLPSVQMLKSRQSMSSSSGCSSAGSFGVNSDAPSQTNQAKTPSCKSSKSGKPSSTLVNARYLKENSAASCKEMNDSKLTKEISVVSDSAVSGLSSENSDIGADSEKLAQVKLAQNEQNILSKSVGTMQSCYDKHTSIYSPSQMSKSLVTPYTPGRSFSKKNSSSQSPQSGALNIRRARKLSEPIHQVRRPPPLVRHNTQPAGFSPNRNGLKPKHILLPHRQRASNYLSPVASLSMTNKSFMKNPLAMNQLTPKAMYPTMQQRAGDYFLVFPFNEQMRRMGTNLDIRVVVREVQRMVKAKVNEVKGTGDVEKVCDTPQLWSPVRASEEEVTSEASGMFGSLNMKSQ; encoded by the exons ATGACGGAGGAAAAGCCGTTGATTTTTCGTTTCAATGAGAATGGGCAAGGACCAGATATCGTTCATCAAGTCTTATTGGAGCGTGGTTGGATCGAATTTGATGAGGACCTCCATGAAGAACATGAATGGAACTTCTGGTGGAAGGCGTCTCGGTTTCGTGTGGCTGAATATGATCAGTTGTTGCCATGGCAGCGGGTCAATCATTATCCTAAGACAACTGCTTTGACCAAGAAGGACAGCTTGGCACGAAATCTGAAACGCATGAAAGGTATCTACGGTGCAAATCTGTACAACTTCAGCCCAGTTTGTTATAACTTGCCGAATGATTACAAAAAGTTTGTCGCAGATTATACGAAAAAGAAGCAGAGAGATCCGGAGAAACTGCAGCTGTGGATATGCAAACCTGCCGACATGTCGAGAGGGCGTGGTATATTCATCTTCAAAGATGTATCCGATCTTCAGTACGACTGCTGTGCAGTTCTGCAGAAGTACCTCACTAATCCCCTCCTCATAGCTGGTTACAAATTCGATCTGAGAATCTACGTTTGTGTGACGAGCTTTCACCCATTGGGAATTTACATCTATCAAGAAGGCGTTGTCAGGTTTAGCACGGAAAAGTTTGATCTGACTAATCTAAGCAATGTCTATTCGCACTTGACGAATACGTCCATTAATAAATTTGGACCGTCCTACACCACTGATAAGGAGCGGGTTGGACCAGGGTGCAAATGGTCCCTTACACAACTCCGACATTACTTCCGCCAAAATGAAATAGATGACCGCATCTTGTGGTGCAAGATAACAAGCCTTGTGATTTTGACGATTCTTGCGCAGGCAAACCAGGTACCAAAGGCTTCCAACTGTTATGAACTGTTTGGCTTCGATATCATCATAGATGTGAACTTGAAGCCCTGGCTACTGGAGGTCAACTTCAGCCCTGCCCTTGGCATCGACTGTGCTACTGATGTCATCACCAAGAAACCCATGTTGCATGATCTCTTAGACTTGATGAACTTCTCTCCGACTGATGGTGAACGAGGTGgccaggatttcaagttttccCCCTCTTCGGATGGCTACCATAATAGTCGTAGGCCCAGTGTTGCCAAAGTTAAAAAGGTTCCAGTGAAAGTCAGAAAGCCAAAAGTAGTGGAAAAAATACATGCAGAGACGGTAAGCTCAAAAGACACTTTGTGTGACAATGAATCTGATGAAGATGAACTGGTGGAACCTGTCGTACCAGGGTGCGGGTTACCCTCGGTGCAAATGCTCAAGTCTCGCCAGTCAATGAGCAGCAGTTCTGGTTGCTCTAGCGCCGGAAGTTTTGGTGTGAATAGTGATGCTCCATCACAAACGAATCAAGCAAAGactccttcatgtaaatcttctaAAAGTGGGAAACCGAGTAGTACTCTGGTGAATGCTCGATATTTGAAGGAGAATTCTGCTGCTTCGTGTAAGGAGATGAATGACTCCAAGCTTACCAAGGAAATCTCTGTTGTATCGGATAGTGCTGTATCGGGTCTTTCAAGTGAAAACTCTGACATTGGTGCTGATAGTGAGAAACTTGCTCAAGTGAAACTAGCGCAAAACGAGCAGAACATCCTGAGTAAAAGTGTCGGAACTATGCAGTCATGTTACGACAAACATACATCTATTTACTCCCCATCGCAGATGTCAAAATCATTAGTGACTCCATACACTCCTGGAaggtcattttcaaaaaagaaTAGCTCGTCGCAATCTCCTCAAAGTGGTGCTTTGAATATTCGGAGAGCTCGTAAACTTTCTGAACCTATTCATCAGGTACGCAGGCCACCACCTTTGGTTCGGCACAACACTCAACCAGCGGGTTTTTCACCAAATAGAAATGGCTTGAAACCAAAACATATTCTACTCCCTCATCGCCAGAGAGCCAGTAACTATTTATCACCAGTTGCAAGCCTTTCAATGACCAACAAGTCTTTCATGAAAAATCCACTTGCTATGAATCAGTTGACACCCAAAGCCATGTATCCAACGATGCAGCAACGTGCTGGTGATTACTTCCTGGTATTCCCGTTCAACGAGCAGATGCGGCGTATGGGAACGAATCTTGACATTCGGGTCGTGGTCCGCGAGGTGCAGCGCATGGTGAAGGCTAAAGTGAATGAAGTGAAGGGAACTGGTGACGTTGAAAAGGTCTGCGACACACCACAGCTATGGTCCCCTGTACGAGCGTCAGAAGAAGAAGTAACCAGTGAAGCTTCTGGCATGTTTG GTTCTTTGAATATGAAGTCCCAGTGA